The DNA segment GTTCAACGAAAGTGTGTTATAGAGATCAGGCATTCTCTATGTCAAATAGTAAACCACTTATGAAAGAATAATAGAAGATAGGTGATAAGAAGTTCTCTAATTGATTCATTGAACcctcaaaaacaaaaaatgggAAAGAAAAAATCCACTGTAAAAAAATCTACTGACTGTTAACCTTTTATGAGATAGAAGTATAAATCACAAACCCTGACTACCTTCAACAGtagattattataataaaatacagCAAGTAATTGAGCAACTCACTGACTTGCAATGAATATGCATATTGCTACATGCGCCCAGGCATAAACTATATAATATCATAATAGCATATAACTTCCTTCTTGTCTTCATTCTCACACGGTGTCTAGCTCATTTCATCAGACAAATTCCCAAAAATTAGCATCATAACAAATGACCAGTTGTAATACAAATACAGAGCCATTTGAATCCATTTTTGTTAAAATTCTATTACAATTAATTACAGCAAGAAAGCAAATACTGACATTGAGTACATAAAGCAAGATACCTGTGATCTTAATTTAATAACCTCCTGACTGAGGCTATCGTTAGTCCTCTTAGCATCATCCACAACTATCTTTGGTGATGTAAGACCTCCTAGCGTTGGGGTTGGTGTAGTTGAACGAGGTGGACTAGGTCGTCTAGATATTGGGGATGTTGCTCGGGAAACAATTCTAGATCCAGGTACAGAAGCTGAGAAAAATTTCTTTGATGATCCAAAAACAGGATTAAAAGATTTAGAAATATTCAATGCTCCCCATTGTGAACCCCCATTTGGAACAGGTGAGACACGGCTACTGTTGAATTCcaatttcttgtttttctttgaagATCTGCTTTCCACTTGTTTGAAGGATTCAATTGAAGAAAACCTGGCAAGTTGATTACGAGATCTGGAATCTAATTTATCATCCTTATCAATTAACTCCAGCGACCCACGATTGACACTTCCTCTTCTGCTCACAGAAGAATGAGATGAAGAATCAGTTTCTACTGTTTTCCTAAGTTTATTAAAACAATTATCACAGACACGATAAGGTTTGTTGGGGTTTGGTGCCATTGAAGCCTTAAGAGACTTCTTACTGCTACATGAATGGCAAAAAACAAGTCCGCAATTATAACAATTGTGGCGttttcttttgaaattaaatgGCATACGACAGCCTGTACACATAGACTGGTCAACACCGGAAACCCACTTATGCAGACATATAGCTGCAGTGAAATTAGTTCCGCAAGCAATACTCTTGACATCTTTGTCCTTCAGAGCTTCAACCAATGTTGGGGAATTTCTATCATCTGTATCCCCATGGCCTAAACGACCATTTGCACCCTTTCCCCAAGTGTAAACTTCAGTCCTTGAAGTTAAAACTGCAACATGATACGCACCACATGCTATCTCCTCCACGAAACTTTTTGACGAAAGTTTCCCTTCAACACGAATTGGTAGCCTCCCATCAGCCTGAGGATTGCCTAATTGGCCATAGACAGGACTACCCATTGTATAGACATGGCCAGAGGTGGTAAGTGCAACAGTGAGGCTATGTCCACAAGCAACTTGACAAAAATTGGGTTCAATGAGGGCAACACACGTAGGAACAAGTTTTTCTTCCTTACTACCATGCCCAAGTCGACCTTTGTCTCCATCACCCCAAGTAAACAGCTTCCCTGAAGAGCAGTTGCTGGAACTTGAATTTCCAACCATGACTTCTACGACTGCAGCCGAATGCCAAACCCCACACGCAGCCCGCACAGTACGAAGACCCTTGAGGGACTCTACTTCCCTCGGCAATGAAACACTTTTTCGGTCTCCATGACCCAAAGCACCAAATGTACCATCACCAAAAGTAAATAATTGACCAGCAGATGTCACAACAGCAGTGTGCCATGGTCCACAAGAAATATATGAAACATGTATGCCTTCCAAGGGGCCATTTACTCTCTTTGGTACCCAGTGGCTCACTTGATTTCCGTGTCCTAGAAGTCCATAATTGTATGTACCATTACCCCACGTATAGAGATCACCAGAAAGTGTCACAGCACATGTGTGATATTCCCCACAAGCTACAAGTTCAATATTTGTATTACTTAGAGCATCTATAAGCTTTGGATGGAGAACATCAGAGTCAACACCGTGTCCGAGTCTGCCACCTGATTCCTCCCCCCAGGAGAAAATTTCACCTTGTTTGGTCACTAGGGCTGCATGTCGTCCACCACAAGCAATATTCTGAACATCAAGAACTACTGCAGATTCCAAGGCTTTGGGAAATAGAGAATCCATTTTCACACCCAAACCACTCCCAACTCGGTGATTCCCACCACCCAGAACACCATCACCTGTGCCTTCCCCCCAAATGAAAACATCCCCTAGAGCATCACCATCATCATGACCAGAACCTTGGCTAGATGTGCTAACAGCACTTGATAGACTCACTCTAAAAGCATCCATACCCATTGTTTTCATGTGACCATGCATACTGTCTGATCCTCCCGACGACACAGAATGTACTGAAGCACTGGCAGAATCTGGAGGAAAGAAAGACTTTTGAGGGACAGCATATAAAACCACATCCAATGCTTTATCCAAACCATTCTTAGGGGGGCTCTCATATGGGCTATGAAGGCGAAGGTGATCCCCGCTATCCTGAATAGAACAAACAAATATTCTctaaataaacattttcaacTTCAATTGAGAGAGAGTGAGAAATTCGAACGGACATAAGCAATATGTTAATACCTTTTTCAGGCTTTCATTACTGCCAAAGGGAGAATTTAACGGAGAACTTCTTCTAGTGTAGGTTCGAGGACTATTAGCCTCAGATGGAATACCTTCACTTCTTGACTCTGTTCTCCACTTCCGATGATGGCTACGGGAAATCAATGCTTTCAAACCACTGAACCAGACTTCAGCTTCATCTTTGTCCTTGCATATCTAGTAGAAAATAATCAAACCATCAGACTgtgttatataaaatttattgatCCTGTTCACAAAATCAATAACATCCGTACAAGTAAAGCAACAGGACTACTGCAGCAAAAAAATCCAAAGGGGAGAGGAATGAAGAAATTCATACCAAGTCCAGTGACCTATCATTGTAGATAAGAGAGAATGACTGGTATTCTTTCTCAGGTCGTGGATATCTTTGAAAGATAGGCTGAAAAGAGTAGGGCCATTTTTTATCAATCATAACAGAGAACCTTATCACTTAAAGAATTCATGGTAGATGCCGAAAGTCAAAAAGGCATGAGTAATGTCTTTGAAGATAAATGCCAACTTATTAGAATAGGACACTGAAAGAGCAAACATTATGTTCCTCAAAGCAAAACACAATCTAATAGTTACCACAAGCAGGTATATTGTAAACTATTCATAATACTAAAGAAACAAGGCCTTTTACTGTAGATGGATAATGAAATATTCAGAAATCTTGACTTCCAGCACATGGTGGTCACACTCAC comes from the Phaseolus vulgaris cultivar G19833 chromosome 8, P. vulgaris v2.0, whole genome shotgun sequence genome and includes:
- the LOC137826970 gene encoding PH, RCC1 and FYVE domains-containing protein 1-like isoform X1, which produces MSRTGRMASDLSRTGPVERDIEQAITALKKGACLLKYGRRGKPKFCPFRLSNDESVLIWFSGKEEKHLKLSHVSRIISGQRTPIFQRYPRPEKEYQSFSLIYNDRSLDLICKDKDEAEVWFSGLKALISRSHHRKWRTESRSEGIPSEANSPRTYTRRSSPLNSPFGSNESLKKDSGDHLRLHSPYESPPKNGLDKALDVVLYAVPQKSFFPPDSASASVHSVSSGGSDSMHGHMKTMGMDAFRVSLSSAVSTSSQGSGHDDGDALGDVFIWGEGTGDGVLGGGNHRVGSGLGVKMDSLFPKALESAVVLDVQNIACGGRHAALVTKQGEIFSWGEESGGRLGHGVDSDVLHPKLIDALSNTNIELVACGEYHTCAVTLSGDLYTWGNGTYNYGLLGHGNQVSHWVPKRVNGPLEGIHVSYISCGPWHTAVVTSAGQLFTFGDGTFGALGHGDRKSVSLPREVESLKGLRTVRAACGVWHSAAVVEVMVGNSSSSNCSSGKLFTWGDGDKGRLGHGSKEEKLVPTCVALIEPNFCQVACGHSLTVALTTSGHVYTMGSPVYGQLGNPQADGRLPIRVEGKLSSKSFVEEIACGAYHVAVLTSRTEVYTWGKGANGRLGHGDTDDRNSPTLVEALKDKDVKSIACGTNFTAAICLHKWVSGVDQSMCTGCRMPFNFKRKRHNCYNCGLVFCHSCSSKKSLKASMAPNPNKPYRVCDNCFNKLRKTVETDSSSHSSVSRRGSVNRGSLELIDKDDKLDSRSRNQLARFSSIESFKQVESRSSKKNKKLEFNSSRVSPVPNGGSQWGALNISKSFNPVFGSSKKFFSASVPGSRIVSRATSPISRRPSPPRSTTPTPTLGGLTSPKIVVDDAKRTNDSLSQEVIKLRSQVENLTRKAQLQEVELERTTKQLKDAIAIAGEETAKCKAAKEVIKSLTAQLKDMAERLPVVPARNVKSPSIASFGSNPCSNDVNYASIDRLNIQTSSPEADLTASNNQLLSNGSSTVSNRSAGHNKQGQSDSTNRNGSRTKDCESRSESEWVEQDEPGVYITLTSLPGGKIELKRVRFSRKRFSEKQAEQWWAENRARVYEQYNVLMIDKSTVGVGSEDLAH
- the LOC137826970 gene encoding PH, RCC1 and FYVE domains-containing protein 1-like isoform X2; the encoded protein is MEGFGMASDLSRTGPVERDIEQAITALKKGACLLKYGRRGKPKFCPFRLSNDESVLIWFSGKEEKHLKLSHVSRIISGQRTPIFQRYPRPEKEYQSFSLIYNDRSLDLICKDKDEAEVWFSGLKALISRSHHRKWRTESRSEGIPSEANSPRTYTRRSSPLNSPFGSNESLKKDSGDHLRLHSPYESPPKNGLDKALDVVLYAVPQKSFFPPDSASASVHSVSSGGSDSMHGHMKTMGMDAFRVSLSSAVSTSSQGSGHDDGDALGDVFIWGEGTGDGVLGGGNHRVGSGLGVKMDSLFPKALESAVVLDVQNIACGGRHAALVTKQGEIFSWGEESGGRLGHGVDSDVLHPKLIDALSNTNIELVACGEYHTCAVTLSGDLYTWGNGTYNYGLLGHGNQVSHWVPKRVNGPLEGIHVSYISCGPWHTAVVTSAGQLFTFGDGTFGALGHGDRKSVSLPREVESLKGLRTVRAACGVWHSAAVVEVMVGNSSSSNCSSGKLFTWGDGDKGRLGHGSKEEKLVPTCVALIEPNFCQVACGHSLTVALTTSGHVYTMGSPVYGQLGNPQADGRLPIRVEGKLSSKSFVEEIACGAYHVAVLTSRTEVYTWGKGANGRLGHGDTDDRNSPTLVEALKDKDVKSIACGTNFTAAICLHKWVSGVDQSMCTGCRMPFNFKRKRHNCYNCGLVFCHSCSSKKSLKASMAPNPNKPYRVCDNCFNKLRKTVETDSSSHSSVSRRGSVNRGSLELIDKDDKLDSRSRNQLARFSSIESFKQVESRSSKKNKKLEFNSSRVSPVPNGGSQWGALNISKSFNPVFGSSKKFFSASVPGSRIVSRATSPISRRPSPPRSTTPTPTLGGLTSPKIVVDDAKRTNDSLSQEVIKLRSQVENLTRKAQLQEVELERTTKQLKDAIAIAGEETAKCKAAKEVIKSLTAQLKDMAERLPVVPARNVKSPSIASFGSNPCSNDVNYASIDRLNIQTSSPEADLTASNNQLLSNGSSTVSNRSAGHNKQGQSDSTNRNGSRTKDCESRSESEWVEQDEPGVYITLTSLPGGKIELKRVRFSRKRFSEKQAEQWWAENRARVYEQYNVLMIDKSTVGVGSEDLAH